The proteins below are encoded in one region of Paraburkholderia phenazinium:
- a CDS encoding error-prone DNA polymerase — protein sequence MDATFNALPAYAELFCLSNFSFLHGASHAEELAQRAAQLGYSGLAITDECSLAGIVRAHVAAKEANLPFVVGSYFRLVNADGSPAFGLILLAQNREGYGNLSELITLARTRGPKGKYRLTPHDLSRPDLENSHLRGMPHCLAILIPNFPTKEDVLDVQLEWLEQTFPDRAWCGLVLHQRAMDDIHRGAVEYIADRRGIPVVALGQVVMHVRSRKPLQDTMTAIRVGRPVQECGYDLSPNAEQHLRPRLRLANLYPEYALAETTNILSRCTFSLDELRYEYPDELVPKGITPTAYLRQETYIGARRRFPSGIPYDVLEQIEHELELIRELEYEPYFLTVYDIVRFARSQHILCQGRGSAANSAVCYCLGVTEVDPARGNMLFERFISKERGEPPDIDVDFEHQRREEVIQYIYGKYGRDRAAIAAAVSTYRPRGALRETGKALGVDPQIVDAVAKSHQWFDGKEDLLNRFSESGLNPETPLIQLWASLASQLLGFPRHLSQHSGGFVISRGKLTRLVPVENAAMVDRSVIQWDKDDLESLGLLKIDVLALGMLSAIRRALDLVSDQRGEQFEMQDIPAEDPETYEMISRADTVGVFQIESRAQMSMLPRLQPRTFYDLVIEVAIVRPGPIQGGAVHPYLQRRQGFEPVSYPSKALETALGRTLGVPIFQEQVMQVAMLAAGFTAGEADQLRRAMAAWKRKGGLDRYYDRIVNGMTERGYDKAFADGIFQQILGFGEYGFPESHAASFALLVYASSWLKRHEPEAFLAAMLNSQPMGFYSPSQLVQDATRHGVQVFPVDVTISGWDASLEPIAGVARPAVRLGLSLLKGMRDGAAERIENSRAIRQFTTVSDLARRAQLDRYDLQVLAAANALSSLAGNRREALWQSVAAVPDKDMLSVAKVEDETPALGAPSEADDIVGDYRSMGLTLGRHPLALLRPQLLENRLMPASTLRTYRNGRLARGCGIVTVRQRPETAKGVIFITLEDETGNVNVIIWPKVLERQRKEVLGASLLGVLGVWQCEGEVRHLVAQHLIDMSYLLGELPSTSRNFH from the coding sequence ATGGATGCGACCTTCAACGCTCTACCGGCGTATGCCGAGCTGTTCTGCCTCTCCAATTTCTCATTTCTGCACGGCGCTTCGCACGCGGAGGAGTTAGCTCAACGCGCGGCGCAACTTGGCTACTCGGGTCTGGCGATAACTGACGAATGCTCGCTTGCGGGTATCGTCCGGGCGCACGTAGCCGCGAAGGAGGCTAACCTTCCGTTCGTCGTTGGCTCGTACTTCCGGCTCGTCAACGCGGATGGTTCGCCGGCGTTCGGTCTCATCCTCCTCGCCCAGAACCGTGAGGGATACGGAAACCTCTCCGAACTCATTACGCTCGCCCGCACGCGCGGCCCGAAAGGCAAATACCGGTTGACACCGCACGACCTGTCGCGTCCGGACCTGGAAAACAGTCACCTGCGCGGCATGCCGCACTGTCTCGCGATACTGATACCGAATTTCCCCACGAAAGAGGATGTGCTCGACGTCCAGCTCGAGTGGCTCGAGCAGACGTTTCCCGACCGCGCATGGTGCGGCCTCGTGCTGCATCAACGGGCCATGGACGATATTCACAGGGGAGCCGTCGAATATATTGCCGACCGCCGCGGCATTCCAGTCGTTGCACTCGGCCAGGTCGTGATGCATGTGCGCTCGCGCAAACCGTTGCAGGACACGATGACCGCAATCCGCGTGGGCAGACCGGTGCAGGAGTGTGGCTACGACCTCTCTCCCAACGCGGAGCAGCACCTGCGTCCCCGCCTGCGTCTCGCGAACCTGTATCCGGAATACGCGCTCGCAGAGACGACGAACATCCTGTCGCGTTGCACGTTCTCGCTCGACGAGCTGCGCTATGAGTACCCGGACGAACTGGTTCCCAAGGGCATCACGCCGACCGCCTACCTGCGGCAGGAGACCTATATTGGGGCCCGCCGCCGGTTTCCATCCGGCATCCCATACGACGTGCTGGAACAGATTGAACACGAGCTTGAACTCATCAGGGAGCTCGAATACGAGCCGTACTTCCTGACGGTCTATGACATCGTCCGCTTCGCCCGTAGCCAGCACATCCTGTGTCAGGGCCGGGGCTCGGCCGCGAACTCGGCGGTCTGTTACTGCCTGGGCGTGACAGAAGTCGACCCTGCGCGAGGCAACATGCTCTTCGAGCGTTTTATCTCGAAGGAGCGCGGCGAGCCACCCGACATCGATGTCGACTTCGAACACCAGCGAAGGGAAGAGGTAATTCAATACATCTACGGGAAATACGGCCGTGACCGCGCAGCGATAGCGGCAGCCGTGTCGACCTATCGTCCGCGCGGTGCACTTCGCGAAACCGGCAAGGCGCTGGGCGTCGACCCGCAGATTGTCGACGCGGTGGCCAAGAGCCATCAATGGTTTGATGGCAAGGAGGACCTCCTCAACCGCTTTTCCGAGTCCGGCCTGAACCCGGAGACGCCACTGATTCAGCTGTGGGCATCGCTTGCCTCGCAGTTACTCGGCTTCCCACGCCACCTGTCCCAACACTCCGGTGGCTTTGTTATCAGCCGTGGAAAGCTCACGCGCCTGGTGCCTGTTGAAAATGCTGCGATGGTCGACCGCAGCGTGATTCAGTGGGACAAGGACGACCTCGAGTCGCTGGGGTTGCTGAAAATCGATGTGCTTGCGCTCGGCATGCTCTCAGCAATCCGTCGAGCGCTCGACCTCGTATCGGACCAGCGAGGTGAGCAATTTGAGATGCAGGACATACCGGCTGAAGACCCGGAAACGTACGAGATGATTTCGCGCGCGGACACCGTGGGCGTCTTCCAGATTGAATCGCGGGCGCAGATGAGCATGCTGCCCAGACTCCAGCCCCGTACGTTTTATGACCTCGTCATCGAGGTGGCGATTGTTCGCCCGGGACCCATCCAGGGCGGCGCCGTCCATCCCTATCTTCAGCGTCGCCAGGGATTCGAGCCTGTGAGCTACCCAAGCAAGGCCCTGGAGACGGCGCTGGGCCGCACGCTCGGGGTGCCGATTTTCCAGGAGCAGGTGATGCAGGTAGCGATGCTGGCCGCCGGCTTCACTGCGGGCGAAGCGGACCAGTTGCGGCGCGCGATGGCGGCCTGGAAGCGCAAGGGCGGTCTTGACAGGTATTACGACCGAATCGTCAACGGGATGACCGAGCGCGGGTATGACAAGGCCTTCGCGGACGGTATCTTCCAGCAGATTCTGGGCTTTGGCGAATACGGATTCCCGGAGAGTCACGCGGCCAGCTTTGCACTGCTCGTGTACGCGAGCAGCTGGCTGAAACGCCACGAGCCGGAAGCGTTTCTCGCCGCAATGCTGAACAGCCAGCCGATGGGTTTTTACTCGCCGTCGCAACTCGTTCAGGATGCCACGCGGCATGGTGTTCAGGTATTCCCTGTCGATGTCACCATAAGTGGCTGGGACGCTTCCCTTGAGCCGATAGCCGGTGTCGCGCGCCCAGCGGTCCGACTGGGCCTGTCCCTGCTCAAAGGTATGCGTGACGGTGCCGCAGAGCGTATCGAGAATTCACGCGCGATACGTCAGTTCACGACCGTCTCCGACCTCGCCCGACGCGCCCAACTGGACCGTTATGACCTGCAGGTGCTCGCCGCGGCGAATGCGCTTTCGTCACTTGCTGGCAACCGGCGCGAAGCGCTGTGGCAGTCGGTCGCCGCAGTGCCGGATAAAGACATGCTGTCGGTAGCAAAGGTCGAGGATGAAACGCCGGCACTCGGTGCACCCTCAGAAGCAGACGATATTGTCGGTGACTATCGGTCGATGGGGCTGACACTCGGACGACATCCTCTCGCGCTACTGCGGCCCCAGTTGCTCGAAAACCGGTTGATGCCGGCGTCCACCCTGCGTACCTACCGGAACGGCCGGCTCGCGCGGGGATGCGGCATCGTTACCGTACGTCAGCGGCCCGAGACGGCAAAGGGTGTCATCTTTATCACCCTCGAAGACGAGACCGGCAACGTCAACGTCATCATCTGGCCCAAGGTGCTGGAGCGGCAGCGCAAGGAAGTCCTTGGCGCGTCGTTACTCGGGGTGCTGGGTGTATGGCAGTGCGAAGGTGAAGTACGGCACCTTGTCGCACAACACCTCATCGATATGTCGTACCTCCTCGGCGAGCTGCCATCAACGAGCCGCAATTTCCATTGA
- the imuA gene encoding translesion DNA synthesis-associated protein ImuA, whose amino-acid sequence MSTATVPAEEIHPSLWRASQLARGRGRFLETGYPALSAELPGGGWPVGALVDLLVQQAGTGELRLLQPGLCKAGIRPVAFVQPPHALNGLGLRHIGLPVERVFRVEAAKTGDALWSVEQILRAGSCAAVVFWTEYAKASSLRRLHLAAQSSETLFVMVRPLAAAQDSSPALLRLALRPSADGLAVDIVKRRGPSRAEPLSISLQPTPVLLSQHARLSHRSLAEVAAQGVATDVVV is encoded by the coding sequence ATGTCCACCGCTACCGTTCCCGCTGAGGAGATTCACCCGTCCCTGTGGCGAGCGTCCCAGCTCGCGCGCGGGCGTGGGCGGTTTCTGGAAACCGGGTATCCCGCGCTGTCGGCGGAGCTGCCTGGCGGCGGATGGCCCGTAGGGGCGCTGGTCGACCTGCTGGTCCAGCAAGCCGGTACGGGTGAATTGCGGTTGCTGCAGCCAGGGCTCTGCAAGGCCGGTATCCGTCCGGTCGCATTTGTGCAGCCACCCCATGCCCTCAACGGATTGGGGCTGCGCCACATCGGCCTTCCTGTCGAGCGGGTGTTTCGCGTGGAGGCGGCGAAGACGGGAGACGCGTTGTGGTCGGTTGAGCAGATTCTCCGCGCAGGCAGTTGCGCCGCGGTGGTTTTCTGGACGGAGTACGCGAAAGCGTCATCGCTCAGACGACTGCACCTGGCCGCGCAGTCGTCTGAAACGCTTTTCGTGATGGTCAGGCCGCTCGCGGCCGCGCAGGACTCTTCGCCAGCGCTTCTGCGATTGGCACTAAGACCATCAGCCGACGGCTTGGCCGTCGATATCGTGAAACGACGAGGGCCCTCTCGCGCAGAGCCTTTATCGATTTCCCTTCAACCCACTCCTGTTCTGCTTTCCCAACATGCGCGTCTTTCTCACCGTTCACTTGCCGAAGTTGCTGCTCAAGGTGTTGCGACCGACGTGGTCGTTTGA
- a CDS encoding KAP family P-loop NTPase fold protein codes for MPSAQSAVFQHDQPQIANDLYSRKPFAEQLARLLVLPPKSPGVVIGIEGAWGSGKTTVVRYIVESLKSSTDEVPIVVEFNPWMLAGADALVEALLTELASGIGMDAGKKRAKKSLEAAGKILGYAGLLRHLKYLKYVPGVSLVGVAADTVGNALHDASKLATKAGEAVDNAKKVVEEAEKLVSIKAGLSERKKEVIKALAELDCSIVVIVDDLDRLTPDEIKAVFRTIKAVADFPRVSYLLAYDRNVVSESLGGGPAAGGNAYIEKIVQVAYPISPAFPWQLQSHISGEISNLLESIHRKLEPFESEILGKATTLTCTLCRYPRDIVRLMNRLMLSLASTTHEVNASDVIVAEALFQRFPKIRDAVVQNPEQFTGFFWSVAEEASSADWSMYFSGTKEERRTAWQAHLPENQPDKAAASAALKFLFPITNGSGSNSPPRSHLRLSELSRLIRFFTLTSVTGVQEVADVHKMLAEPSQLGNMLNDLDYAGATEMVNHMTAYIDTAKSIDCTGVVRELIRSCTKEEFHASSPREYSRSVAVLAANCIQRTGAQTSSITLEFLDGIPLTYGLDFLVTVGTCHGEIRLLDQYKIANASIYIDNAQIVSTCIDSWRKRAETAVMSGSVIGRDDLFAILYGLSHIGRNARNIDAINAFQAFCLQVESGLKHFLDRARPLKELQPQAFFLYVWDANAMATLVEQSPFADEFAWYTERLRTDPEVHKFIQDRCNT; via the coding sequence ATGCCCTCTGCCCAATCTGCCGTGTTCCAGCATGACCAGCCGCAAATTGCAAATGACCTCTACAGTCGAAAGCCGTTTGCAGAGCAGCTCGCTCGCTTATTGGTGCTACCGCCGAAGAGCCCCGGAGTGGTCATAGGTATCGAAGGGGCATGGGGCTCGGGCAAGACAACCGTGGTGCGCTATATCGTCGAGTCGCTTAAGTCATCGACTGACGAGGTCCCAATTGTTGTCGAGTTCAACCCATGGATGCTCGCTGGGGCGGATGCTCTGGTCGAAGCCCTGCTGACCGAACTCGCCTCCGGCATCGGAATGGACGCAGGCAAAAAGCGTGCGAAAAAATCGTTGGAGGCGGCAGGAAAAATACTGGGATACGCTGGATTACTACGTCACCTGAAATATCTCAAGTATGTGCCCGGTGTAAGTCTCGTTGGAGTCGCTGCAGATACGGTTGGCAACGCGCTTCACGACGCCAGCAAACTGGCGACCAAGGCCGGTGAGGCGGTGGACAACGCCAAGAAGGTGGTTGAAGAGGCTGAAAAGCTCGTATCCATCAAAGCAGGACTAAGTGAGCGAAAGAAAGAGGTCATCAAAGCACTCGCCGAGCTTGACTGCAGCATTGTCGTCATCGTAGACGACCTTGACCGCTTGACACCCGATGAAATCAAGGCAGTATTCCGAACAATCAAGGCGGTGGCGGACTTCCCACGCGTCTCCTATTTGCTCGCGTATGACCGAAACGTGGTTAGCGAAAGTCTTGGCGGTGGACCCGCTGCAGGGGGAAACGCCTACATCGAAAAAATTGTGCAGGTCGCGTACCCCATCTCACCGGCTTTTCCTTGGCAGTTGCAATCTCACATTTCCGGTGAGATTTCCAACCTGCTCGAGTCTATTCATCGCAAACTCGAACCCTTCGAATCCGAGATTCTCGGGAAAGCAACGACGCTGACTTGCACCCTCTGCCGATATCCACGGGATATCGTGAGACTCATGAATCGTCTTATGCTCAGCTTGGCTAGCACAACCCACGAAGTCAACGCATCAGACGTCATCGTGGCCGAAGCGCTGTTTCAAAGGTTTCCAAAAATCCGCGATGCGGTGGTCCAGAACCCCGAGCAGTTTACGGGGTTCTTCTGGTCGGTGGCAGAAGAGGCCAGCTCTGCTGATTGGTCAATGTATTTTTCGGGCACGAAAGAAGAGAGGCGAACAGCGTGGCAGGCGCATTTGCCGGAAAACCAACCGGACAAGGCGGCGGCTTCAGCTGCACTCAAGTTCCTGTTCCCAATTACAAACGGCTCTGGCTCGAATTCCCCGCCCCGCAGCCACCTTCGATTATCCGAGTTGTCACGGCTTATTCGATTCTTCACTTTGACCTCGGTTACCGGGGTCCAAGAAGTCGCGGATGTCCACAAAATGCTAGCGGAACCAAGCCAGCTTGGGAACATGCTGAATGACCTCGACTACGCAGGGGCTACCGAGATGGTCAATCATATGACCGCGTATATCGACACTGCGAAATCCATCGATTGCACAGGGGTCGTTCGAGAGCTCATTCGGTCATGCACAAAAGAAGAATTTCACGCATCGTCTCCGCGCGAATATAGTCGGTCCGTTGCCGTACTGGCTGCGAACTGCATTCAACGGACCGGTGCTCAGACATCCTCTATCACTCTCGAATTTCTCGACGGAATTCCTCTTACCTACGGTTTGGACTTTCTGGTGACCGTAGGCACGTGCCACGGGGAGATTCGACTACTTGACCAGTACAAGATTGCGAATGCCTCCATTTATATTGATAACGCCCAAATCGTGTCAACCTGCATCGACTCTTGGCGCAAGCGGGCAGAGACAGCAGTTATGTCTGGCAGCGTAATTGGAAGGGACGACCTGTTCGCCATTCTCTATGGTTTGTCTCATATCGGCCGCAACGCCCGCAACATTGATGCAATCAATGCATTCCAAGCGTTTTGTCTCCAGGTGGAAAGCGGGCTAAAGCACTTTTTAGATAGGGCACGCCCTCTTAAGGAGCTTCAGCCTCAGGCGTTCTTCCTCTATGTCTGGGACGCGAATGCAATGGCGACCCTCGTTGAACAATCCCCCTTCGCCGATGAATTCGCGTGGTATACCGAGCGTCTTCGGACAGACCCAGAGGTGCACAAATTTATCCAAGACAGGTGCAATACCTAA
- a CDS encoding sel1 repeat family protein: MSVDSSWLGQIEREWAQLRLCDPALDIEKFFRHVVSANKVGFLSLESIAAIANGLLTSPLPGAPYLGRRLIERVGPDRHPSLRVALALSLITETGGPANYEVGHVILGDVLKDDAASEPLRGLAAAALADSARLGRGMDADLEMAKGMYGTALELGHRAAAYNLGLYWEGRWDTSAPGDVVPDSTKAAQAYKRGGSNAKCAARLDALRAR, translated from the coding sequence ATGTCTGTAGATTCCAGCTGGTTGGGCCAAATTGAACGCGAGTGGGCACAACTTCGCCTGTGCGACCCGGCACTCGACATAGAAAAGTTCTTCCGGCACGTTGTGTCAGCAAACAAGGTTGGATTTCTTTCACTTGAATCTATCGCGGCCATTGCGAATGGCCTGCTCACAAGCCCGCTGCCGGGCGCGCCTTACCTCGGCCGGCGACTGATTGAACGAGTTGGCCCTGACCGACACCCTTCCCTTCGGGTCGCGCTGGCACTGTCTCTTATCACCGAAACAGGTGGGCCTGCGAATTACGAGGTCGGGCACGTCATTCTGGGCGACGTGCTGAAGGACGATGCGGCGAGCGAGCCTCTGCGAGGCCTGGCGGCAGCAGCTCTCGCGGACAGTGCGCGGCTGGGTCGCGGCATGGACGCCGACCTCGAGATGGCAAAGGGCATGTATGGGACGGCCCTTGAGCTTGGACACCGGGCGGCCGCGTATAACTTGGGCTTGTATTGGGAGGGACGCTGGGATACGAGTGCTCCCGGCGATGTCGTCCCCGACAGCACAAAGGCGGCACAGGCCTACAAACGCGGTGGTTCCAACGCAAAGTGCGCCGCCCGTCTGGACGCATTGCGGGCCCGGTAG
- a CDS encoding GFA family protein has protein sequence MDFSSNSQATPEWSIKEISAYLKHTSITQTRAYIARIFGVDGTSSYLGGQNGEKIKRWLSDVGIAAPFEELFLIDVSCHCGAVCFTVDVAPVEVNACECSICWRYGALWAYYDEPSVTFPADIDSTDTYTDMCNEHRLEFHRCSFCGCVTHWRAVDGSQPRIGVNALMMPPDLIAEARFLRNGQPAE, from the coding sequence TTGGATTTTTCGTCTAACTCACAAGCGACGCCTGAGTGGAGCATCAAAGAAATTAGTGCATATCTTAAGCACACGTCCATAACGCAAACTCGGGCTTATATCGCTCGCATATTTGGCGTGGACGGAACTTCAAGCTATTTGGGAGGGCAGAATGGCGAGAAAATTAAAAGATGGTTGTCTGACGTAGGCATTGCCGCTCCCTTTGAGGAGCTTTTCCTCATTGACGTCTCTTGCCATTGTGGCGCCGTTTGCTTCACCGTCGACGTCGCGCCCGTTGAAGTCAACGCGTGCGAATGCTCCATTTGCTGGCGATACGGCGCACTGTGGGCGTACTATGACGAACCGAGCGTCACGTTCCCCGCCGACATCGACTCGACCGACACTTACACTGACATGTGCAATGAGCACAGACTCGAATTTCATCGATGCAGCTTTTGCGGCTGCGTCACGCACTGGCGCGCGGTCGATGGAAGCCAGCCACGCATCGGCGTCAACGCACTCATGATGCCGCCCGACCTCATCGCAGAGGCACGCTTTTTGCGCAACGGTCAGCCGGCTGAGTGA
- a CDS encoding DUF29 domain-containing protein, translating into MPAYDEDVYAWAFEQARFLREGRFDLLDIEHLADEIENVAKEEVRELIKRMSVLLASLLKWSYLPAERSSSRSARIEAQRLDVADILDDSPSLRAVIDEPGSAQSIWADTLAHAAAGISSDSLPSESPWASNEVLSEGWLPPDISKLRQVDLRTFGLHIDATYIRVGGQGGKSIRYGRINVGRRTNGLKNTVRARIARMAFVICLLAPDLADTILSMPAGPLGRLVKVEVRRARPLKHSRGLVKRRPVSTVFRVPEISAEG; encoded by the coding sequence ATGCCAGCCTACGATGAAGACGTCTATGCCTGGGCTTTCGAACAAGCTCGATTTTTGCGGGAGGGCCGGTTTGACCTCCTCGACATCGAGCACTTGGCCGATGAAATTGAAAATGTCGCGAAGGAAGAAGTTCGCGAGCTCATCAAACGAATGTCGGTCCTGCTCGCCAGCTTGCTCAAGTGGAGCTATCTGCCGGCAGAACGAAGTAGCAGTCGCTCGGCACGGATTGAAGCACAACGGCTGGATGTTGCCGACATTCTTGATGACTCTCCGAGCCTGCGCGCCGTGATTGATGAGCCCGGTTCGGCGCAGTCGATATGGGCCGACACTCTCGCTCATGCGGCAGCCGGAATCAGTTCAGACTCGCTGCCATCGGAATCTCCTTGGGCAAGCAACGAGGTTCTTTCTGAGGGCTGGTTGCCACCCGATATTTCGAAGCTTCGTCAGGTTGACCTGAGAACGTTTGGTCTACACATTGACGCCACGTATATACGCGTTGGTGGACAAGGTGGTAAGTCAATACGCTACGGCCGGATTAATGTCGGTCGACGTACGAATGGCCTCAAAAATACAGTGCGGGCAAGAATCGCGCGCATGGCATTCGTGATTTGCCTGCTCGCCCCCGATTTGGCGGACACAATTCTTTCCATGCCAGCGGGGCCGCTCGGGCGTCTGGTGAAAGTGGAGGTGCGTCGTGCACGACCACTGAAACACAGCCGGGGACTGGTCAAGCGCCGTCCGGTAAGTACTGTCTTTCGTGTACCGGAAATTAGCGCCGAGGGATGA
- a CDS encoding DUF29 domain-containing protein — MPAYDEDFYAWAHEQIRFLRERRIELLDIEHLTGELDKVAKAKLHVLVDRTVKLLVHLFRWRYLPTERTDGLRAMIEAERSAVLEGLQESPSFGNTTDDPSNYQLVWERALSEVTTESQRDYFPDECPWSIDDVLSRGWLPAVDESGTGG; from the coding sequence ATGCCAGCATACGACGAAGACTTCTACGCATGGGCGCACGAACAAATACGATTTCTACGGGAGCGTCGCATTGAACTCCTGGACATCGAACACCTTACAGGTGAGCTTGACAAAGTTGCGAAGGCAAAACTACACGTGCTTGTTGACCGGACGGTCAAACTTCTGGTGCATCTATTTAGGTGGCGATACCTGCCCACCGAGCGCACTGATGGTCTGAGGGCAATGATTGAGGCAGAGCGGTCAGCGGTTCTTGAGGGGCTGCAGGAGTCTCCTAGCTTTGGCAACACCACGGACGACCCCAGCAACTATCAGTTGGTATGGGAAAGGGCGCTTTCTGAAGTTACGACCGAGAGCCAACGAGACTACTTTCCAGATGAGTGTCCATGGTCGATTGACGACGTGTTGTCTCGAGGCTGGCTGCCCGCTGTGGATGAGTCAGGAACCGGCGGTTGA